A region from the Deltaproteobacteria bacterium genome encodes:
- the lpxA gene encoding acyl-ACP--UDP-N-acetylglucosamine O-acyltransferase, translated as MKIHPTTLVHPGAKIGKKVEIGPFCTIGEHVTIGAGTKIKSHVSIDGWTEIGEGCAFYPFSSIGEPPQDLKFKGEASNLKIGKNNVFREFITVNRGTEHGGGETVIGDNNFFMAYCHVAHDCRIGHHVVLANAATLAGHITIDDHAIIGGISAIHQFVRIGRHAIVGGASAVPKDVPPFCNATGNRATLHGLNTIGLKRHEFPEETVRELKKAYRILFRSALLFEEARARVEQEVAKLPEVRELLDFLQHSERGFCR; from the coding sequence ATGAAGATACATCCGACAACCCTCGTCCATCCCGGAGCAAAGATCGGTAAAAAAGTAGAGATCGGCCCCTTCTGCACGATCGGGGAACACGTTACCATCGGAGCCGGAACAAAGATCAAGTCCCACGTCAGTATTGACGGATGGACCGAAATCGGCGAAGGGTGCGCCTTTTATCCCTTCTCCTCCATCGGGGAACCGCCGCAGGACCTGAAGTTCAAAGGGGAGGCCTCGAACCTGAAGATCGGGAAGAACAACGTCTTCCGGGAATTCATTACCGTAAATCGGGGCACGGAACACGGCGGAGGAGAGACCGTCATCGGCGACAACAATTTTTTCATGGCCTATTGCCACGTCGCACACGACTGCCGGATCGGCCACCATGTCGTACTGGCGAACGCCGCCACCCTGGCCGGTCATATCACCATCGACGACCACGCCATCATCGGCGGGATCTCAGCCATTCACCAGTTTGTCCGGATCGGACGGCATGCCATTGTCGGCGGGGCCTCCGCCGTCCCCAAGGATGTCCCCCCCTTCTGTAACGCCACGGGGAACCGGGCGACCCTGCACGGGCTGAACACCATAGGGCTCAAGCGCCACGAATTTCCGGAGGAGACAGTGCGGGAACTGAAAAAGGCCTACCGGATCCTCTTTCGATCCGCCCTCCTCTTCGAGGAGGCCCGGGCACGGGTTGAACAGGAGGTGGCGAAGCTTCCGGAGGTCCGGGAACTGCTCGACTTTCTTCAGCATTCCGAACGGGGTTTCTGCCGATAG
- the rfaE1 gene encoding D-glycero-beta-D-manno-heptose-7-phosphate kinase, whose protein sequence is MNQERIREILGKIRNRKILVVGDVMVDEYVWGQIDRISPEAPIQVVDVHSENTVPGGGANVVANLVGLGARVYLGSVVGKDAKGDLLRERLRKQGVRIQGMITDRTRPTSTKTRIMGRNQQLLRIDREDRTPLRPETEQRLLAYLKKQIPLCDAVILSDYGKGILTEKILTETIRNAAKEGKIITADPKGKDFKKYRGITCLTPNRREAEEATGRILAKRSEIREAAEQLQRVLHSPACLITLGGDGMALRERNRFTFLSTAAREVFDVSGAGDTVIAALTLVAAAGYSLKEAAEIANLAAGVVVGKVGTAHVAPREILDHAMGAGGDRTGKIFSFVELKEEIRRKKALGKKVIFTNGCFDLLHVGHIRYLQEARALGDLLVLGLNSDDSVRKLKGKLRPLISQEERALILAALDCIDYVVIFEERTPLKLIRELQPDVLVKGGDYKKSEVVGGNLVEAAGGRVALIPIVRGKSTSGLVERIVERYGKEQGAKGQKRPKNFL, encoded by the coding sequence ATGAATCAAGAGCGGATCCGGGAAATCCTCGGGAAGATCAGGAACCGGAAGATCCTCGTCGTCGGTGACGTCATGGTGGATGAGTATGTCTGGGGGCAAATTGACAGGATTTCACCGGAAGCCCCGATCCAGGTCGTCGATGTCCATTCGGAGAACACCGTCCCCGGCGGCGGCGCCAACGTGGTCGCGAATCTTGTCGGCCTGGGGGCCAGGGTCTATCTGGGGAGCGTTGTCGGAAAGGACGCGAAAGGCGACCTCCTCCGGGAACGGCTGCGCAAACAGGGGGTCCGTATCCAGGGAATGATCACCGACCGGACGCGGCCCACCTCGACGAAGACACGAATCATGGGCCGGAATCAGCAGCTCCTTCGGATCGATCGGGAAGATCGGACCCCGCTCCGGCCGGAGACGGAACAACGTCTCCTTGCCTATCTGAAAAAACAGATTCCGCTCTGTGATGCCGTGATCCTCTCAGACTACGGGAAAGGGATCCTCACGGAGAAGATCTTGACGGAGACGATCAGAAACGCTGCGAAAGAGGGAAAGATCATCACCGCCGATCCGAAAGGGAAAGATTTTAAAAAGTACCGGGGCATCACCTGCCTGACCCCCAACCGCAGGGAGGCGGAGGAAGCAACGGGAAGAATCCTGGCGAAGAGATCGGAGATCCGGGAGGCGGCAGAGCAATTACAGAGAGTCCTTCACAGCCCGGCCTGCCTGATCACCCTCGGGGGAGACGGCATGGCCCTGCGGGAACGGAATCGGTTTACCTTTCTCTCAACCGCAGCGCGGGAGGTCTTTGATGTCAGCGGCGCCGGGGATACGGTAATCGCCGCATTAACGCTCGTGGCAGCCGCGGGCTATTCGCTGAAAGAGGCCGCCGAAATCGCCAATCTCGCCGCCGGGGTCGTTGTCGGAAAGGTTGGTACCGCTCACGTCGCCCCCCGGGAGATCCTCGACCATGCAATGGGGGCCGGTGGGGACCGGACCGGAAAGATTTTCTCCTTTGTGGAACTGAAAGAGGAGATCCGGCGGAAAAAAGCACTCGGCAAGAAGGTGATCTTTACCAACGGCTGCTTCGATCTCCTCCATGTGGGGCATATCCGATACCTCCAGGAGGCCCGTGCCCTGGGGGACCTGCTGGTGTTGGGACTGAACAGTGACGACTCGGTACGAAAACTGAAGGGGAAACTTCGTCCGCTCATCTCCCAGGAGGAACGGGCGCTGATCCTGGCCGCCCTCGACTGCATTGATTATGTCGTGATCTTCGAGGAACGGACTCCGCTCAAACTGATCCGGGAGTTACAACCCGACGTCCTCGTCAAAGGCGGAGACTACAAGAAATCCGAGGTCGTCGGCGGCAACTTGGTGGAGGCCGCCGGAGGAAGGGTTGCCCTGATCCCTATCGTCCGGGGAAAATCCACGAGCGGTCTGGTGGAACGGATCGTGGAACGCTACGGGAAAGAGCAAGGCGCAAAGGGACAAAAACGCCCGAAAAACTTTTTGTAA
- a CDS encoding Gfo/Idh/MocA family oxidoreductase, with protein sequence MNQQKSSSPPLRVGVIGVGYLGQHHARIYSEMDGVELVGIADTDRERMKEITDRFSVPAHDDYRTLVPKIDAVNIVSPTVTHHKIARECLEAGLDVFVEKPITVTPDEASDLVRLAEAKKKILQVGHIERFNGAVRELARLVKDPGFIEVHRLGSFVGRATDVDVVLDLMIHDIDIILSLIQSPVREIRANGVPVITPNVDIANARLEFQNGCVANVTASRVSTHPQRKMRFFQPDAYISLDFQEQELEYYRRIGDPAEFLAGKPPRIVKEEVTIPREEPLKVELSSFIEVLHNRSRPVVSGKEGLHALLVATNILQEIQSHPPDTTAFPR encoded by the coding sequence ATGAATCAGCAAAAATCATCCAGTCCGCCCCTCCGGGTCGGCGTCATCGGTGTCGGCTATCTCGGACAGCACCATGCCCGGATCTATTCGGAGATGGACGGCGTGGAACTGGTCGGCATCGCAGATACGGATCGGGAGCGAATGAAGGAGATTACCGACCGTTTCAGCGTCCCGGCACATGATGACTATCGCACCCTTGTTCCGAAGATCGACGCCGTCAACATCGTTTCCCCCACGGTCACACACCACAAGATCGCCCGGGAATGCCTGGAGGCGGGCCTCGACGTCTTTGTGGAAAAACCGATCACCGTCACCCCCGATGAGGCCTCCGATCTGGTCCGCCTGGCCGAGGCAAAAAAGAAAATTCTTCAGGTCGGTCATATCGAACGGTTCAACGGTGCCGTACGGGAGTTGGCCCGTCTGGTCAAGGATCCGGGCTTCATTGAAGTCCACCGCTTAGGCTCCTTCGTCGGGCGGGCAACGGATGTCGATGTGGTCCTTGACCTCATGATCCATGATATCGACATCATTCTCAGTCTGATTCAGTCACCGGTCCGGGAGATTCGCGCAAACGGCGTCCCCGTGATCACGCCGAATGTGGATATCGCCAATGCCCGGTTGGAATTTCAAAACGGTTGTGTCGCCAACGTGACGGCCAGCCGGGTCTCCACCCACCCCCAGCGGAAGATGCGTTTTTTTCAGCCTGACGCCTATATCTCCCTCGACTTTCAGGAACAGGAGCTGGAATACTACCGGAGGATCGGCGATCCGGCGGAGTTCCTTGCCGGCAAACCGCCCCGGATCGTAAAGGAGGAGGTCACAATTCCCAGGGAAGAACCACTGAAGGTCGAACTCTCCTCCTTTATTGAGGTCCTCCACAACCGGTCGCGGCCCGTGGTCTCCGGCAAGGAGGGGTTGCATGCACTACTGGTGGCCACCAATATTCTCCAGGAGATTCAATCCCATCCTCCCGATACCACGGCATTTCCAAGATGA
- the lpxB gene encoding lipid-A-disaccharide synthase, producing the protein MISEKTIMIIAGEASGDLHASHLVRKMTEVEPQLNFFGVGGQKMEAAGVQLIFANHEIAVTGFSEVLSKIGKIRKAYRAVRKTLRDRPPDLLILLDFPDFNLRVAKMAKKMGIPVLYYISPQVWAWRRNRIGLIRKLVEKIMVVLPFEASLYGEKGIFVGHPLLDIVTPSQTPGEIMDHLGIQRGSPVVTLLPGSRKNEVDKLLPVMVEAAHMIRERITDVQFVLPIASTISKEDVTVLLEDALVPIIPVQEQAYDALSVSDFAIVASGTATLETAILGVPMLILYRMSALTYALARRLVRVPHIGLINMVAGKRIVPELIQSEVTPNHIMEETLQVLENGEYAAQISRKLREAVIKLGSPGTSARAARIAIDLLEEKG; encoded by the coding sequence ATGATAAGCGAAAAGACCATCATGATCATTGCCGGAGAGGCCTCCGGAGACCTCCATGCCTCTCACCTGGTCCGAAAGATGACCGAAGTGGAGCCGCAACTGAACTTCTTCGGCGTGGGAGGTCAAAAAATGGAAGCCGCCGGGGTGCAACTCATCTTTGCGAATCATGAGATTGCCGTAACCGGTTTCTCGGAGGTTCTCTCAAAGATCGGGAAAATCCGCAAGGCCTACCGGGCCGTCCGGAAAACCCTGCGGGACCGTCCTCCGGACCTGCTGATCCTCCTGGACTTCCCCGACTTCAACCTGCGGGTGGCGAAGATGGCGAAGAAAATGGGGATTCCCGTCCTCTACTATATCAGCCCCCAGGTCTGGGCCTGGCGCCGGAACCGAATCGGTCTGATCCGGAAGCTGGTGGAGAAGATCATGGTCGTTCTTCCCTTTGAGGCATCTCTCTATGGAGAGAAAGGCATTTTTGTGGGGCACCCCCTGCTGGACATTGTAACACCTTCCCAAACGCCGGGAGAAATCATGGACCATCTGGGAATCCAGCGGGGTTCTCCGGTCGTCACTCTCCTTCCGGGCAGCCGTAAAAATGAAGTTGATAAGCTTTTGCCTGTGATGGTGGAGGCCGCCCACATGATCCGGGAGCGAATCACCGACGTACAGTTTGTGCTGCCGATCGCCTCCACCATATCCAAAGAGGATGTGACCGTCCTCCTGGAGGACGCCCTTGTCCCGATCATTCCGGTGCAGGAGCAAGCCTACGACGCTCTTTCGGTCTCCGACTTCGCCATTGTTGCCTCGGGAACGGCGACATTGGAAACCGCCATTTTAGGCGTCCCGATGTTGATCCTTTACCGGATGTCGGCCCTGACCTATGCCCTGGCCCGCCGGCTGGTCCGCGTTCCCCATATCGGCCTGATCAACATGGTGGCCGGAAAACGGATCGTACCGGAACTGATCCAGTCGGAGGTCACCCCCAATCACATCATGGAAGAAACCCTGCAGGTACTGGAGAACGGTGAGTACGCGGCACAAATCTCCCGAAAACTGCGGGAAGCCGTAATAAAATTAGGCAGTCCCGGCACCTCCGCCCGGGCCGCCCGTATTGCAATTGACCTTCTTGAGGAAAAGGGATGA
- a CDS encoding ABC transporter ATP-binding protein, which produces MKNYKRLLHFMARYKSYFFLSFICMGGVSLAKGALAWAMGPLAKEIFLAKNLSMLKVMPAIVLAIYLFRGMSMFGEAYFMAIVSQRTIRDLQNHIYEHLLEMSLSFFVRKPTGLLMSRITNDVNVVQQAVSKAISSLIMESMTIVVLLVVALTKDPTITLIFLVTLPLTTIPITRFGKRLRKISTRTQENFGVISTFLHETISGIRIVKAFGMEKYENRRFRKRSQRLYRYRLKANIVKGFSEPVMDMIEGIGVTLVIGIGGLAVIHSRIDFAEFTTLMAAVIMMYSPIKKLSKVHYMIQEGMAAADRIFDIIDETPEIKDRPGAKELPPIQKEILFEDVHFNYGDKEVIRGISLTARTGEVVAIVGASGEGKTTILNLIPRFYDVVRGSIRIDGTDIRDVTVRSLRKQIAMVTQETVLFNDTVRSNIAYGLEEISDAEVIRAAEAANAHSFIKELPEQYDTVIGESGMTLSGGQRQRISIARALLKDAPILILDEATSSLDTESEQVVQEAINRLMKGRTTFVIAHRLSTVTGASRILVIQNGKIAETGRHKELLQQGGLYKELYDRQFQAKASPIEEFPR; this is translated from the coding sequence ATGAAGAACTACAAACGTCTGCTCCATTTCATGGCCCGATACAAGAGTTATTTCTTCCTCTCCTTTATCTGTATGGGGGGTGTTTCCCTGGCCAAGGGTGCACTGGCCTGGGCGATGGGCCCCCTGGCCAAGGAAATCTTTCTCGCCAAAAACCTCTCCATGCTAAAAGTGATGCCGGCTATTGTCCTGGCCATCTATCTCTTCCGGGGGATGAGTATGTTCGGAGAGGCCTATTTCATGGCGATCGTTTCCCAGCGAACCATCCGGGACTTACAGAATCATATTTACGAGCACCTTCTTGAGATGTCCCTCTCTTTCTTCGTCCGCAAACCGACGGGGCTCCTCATGTCCCGCATTACCAACGACGTCAACGTGGTCCAGCAGGCAGTATCCAAGGCAATCTCAAGCCTGATCATGGAGAGCATGACGATTGTCGTCCTCCTTGTCGTTGCACTGACAAAAGACCCGACGATTACCCTGATCTTTCTGGTCACGCTTCCCCTGACCACCATTCCGATCACCCGCTTCGGAAAGCGACTCCGGAAGATCAGCACCCGAACCCAGGAAAATTTCGGTGTCATCAGCACCTTCCTCCATGAGACCATTTCGGGCATCCGGATCGTCAAGGCCTTCGGAATGGAGAAATACGAAAACAGGCGTTTCCGGAAGCGAAGCCAACGTCTCTACCGCTACCGGCTCAAGGCAAACATCGTCAAGGGCTTTTCCGAACCGGTGATGGACATGATCGAAGGGATCGGTGTCACCCTTGTCATCGGGATCGGAGGCCTGGCGGTCATCCACAGCCGGATCGATTTCGCCGAATTTACAACCCTCATGGCAGCGGTCATCATGATGTATTCCCCGATTAAGAAGTTGAGCAAGGTCCACTATATGATCCAGGAGGGAATGGCCGCCGCCGACCGAATCTTCGACATCATCGATGAAACACCGGAGATCAAGGACCGACCCGGGGCAAAGGAACTTCCGCCCATTCAAAAAGAGATCCTCTTCGAAGATGTCCATTTCAACTATGGAGACAAGGAGGTGATCCGGGGGATTTCCCTGACCGCCCGGACCGGGGAAGTGGTTGCCATCGTCGGCGCCAGCGGCGAGGGAAAGACGACGATTCTGAACCTGATTCCCCGGTTCTACGATGTGGTGCGCGGATCGATCCGTATCGACGGGACCGACATCCGGGACGTTACGGTTCGTTCCCTGCGGAAACAGATTGCCATGGTCACGCAGGAAACCGTCCTCTTCAATGACACGGTTCGGAGCAATATCGCTTACGGTCTGGAGGAAATCTCCGATGCGGAGGTCATCCGTGCGGCCGAAGCCGCCAATGCCCATTCCTTCATCAAGGAACTCCCGGAGCAGTACGATACCGTTATCGGGGAAAGCGGCATGACGCTTTCCGGCGGGCAGCGGCAGCGGATCTCCATCGCCCGTGCCCTTCTCAAGGATGCGCCGATCCTGATTCTGGACGAAGCAACCTCTTCGCTCGACACGGAATCGGAACAGGTGGTCCAGGAGGCCATCAACCGGCTGATGAAAGGACGGACCACCTTCGTCATCGCCCATCGTCTCTCCACCGTTACAGGCGCATCCCGGATCCTGGTGATTCAGAATGGAAAGATCGCCGAAACCGGACGCCATAAAGAGCTTCTGCAACAGGGAGGTCTTTACAAAGAACTCTATGACCGGCAGTTCCAGGCGAAGGCCTCCCCCATCGAGGAATTCCCACGATGA
- a CDS encoding lysophospholipid acyltransferase family protein, producing MKFPEVREIMIPCTASFIIKLVGWTLRMTTVGEEHFEQFRSEGKPVLFAFWHNRLLYTCYFLRKKNLTMMISKSRDGERIARVARHFGIDSIRGSSSRDGLRAIGKMVRVLRNGGNGGITPDGPRGPKYQVQAGVLLAAKKSGVPILPVSINFDRKKIFASWDRFRFPYPFARTILVFGPPFFVPPDAQGETLERLKRELEHALMSVTEKADRYFL from the coding sequence ATGAAGTTCCCCGAGGTGCGTGAAATCATGATTCCCTGCACGGCCTCCTTCATCATCAAACTGGTGGGATGGACCCTCAGGATGACAACGGTGGGAGAAGAACATTTCGAGCAGTTCCGATCGGAAGGGAAGCCGGTACTTTTCGCCTTCTGGCATAACCGGCTCCTCTACACCTGCTATTTCTTACGGAAGAAGAACCTGACCATGATGATCAGCAAAAGCCGGGACGGAGAGCGGATTGCACGTGTTGCTCGGCATTTCGGGATCGATTCCATCCGGGGTTCATCCTCCAGGGACGGCCTCCGGGCCATCGGAAAGATGGTGCGCGTTTTGCGAAATGGAGGAAACGGCGGGATCACACCGGACGGCCCCAGGGGACCGAAATACCAGGTCCAGGCGGGAGTACTTCTTGCCGCGAAAAAATCGGGGGTACCGATTCTCCCGGTCTCGATCAACTTCGACCGGAAAAAGATCTTCGCCAGTTGGGACCGATTTCGCTTCCCCTACCCTTTCGCCCGGACCATCCTCGTCTTCGGTCCCCCCTTCTTCGTCCCGCCCGACGCGCAGGGGGAGACGCTGGAACGACTGAAGAGGGAACTGGAACATGCATTAATGAGCGTCACGGAAAAGGCGGATCGTTACTTTCTATAA
- a CDS encoding 3-deoxy-D-manno-octulosonic acid transferase, with translation MIYFFYNLLTTVVVVLGLPFFLIKLITTPKYRPGAAQRLGFYPKEAAEKLRGREVLWIHAVSVGEVIAALPLMRELRRRYPERKIALTTVTATGNRIARAQAKEADVILFFPFDLKPIVGKAIRLTHPALFILIETEIWPNCIHALFKKKIPSLVVNGRISRNSFSGYRRIRFLMSRVLPEITAFSMQTKEDARRIIALGAPPERVRNTGNIKFDITANPLTGEEARQIRNDYLLPPEGPIFIAGSTHPGEEEIIIKIYRQRRKVHPDLTLILAPRHPERCSEVEEHLRTAGLSYQKRSHPETGKEVLLLDTVGELSRLYGIATVAFVGGSLIPHGGHNILEPAVYGVPALFGPHMENFPEISKIMKERRGGIECDGAEQLGKTLEELLNDPGKRKIIGRAGRTIIEENQGALEQTLTLIDQQLTAV, from the coding sequence ATGATCTACTTTTTTTACAACCTGCTCACCACCGTCGTGGTCGTCCTCGGTCTCCCCTTTTTTCTGATCAAACTGATCACCACACCCAAGTACCGCCCCGGCGCCGCGCAACGTCTCGGGTTCTACCCGAAAGAGGCGGCCGAAAAACTCCGGGGCCGGGAGGTGCTCTGGATTCATGCCGTCTCCGTGGGAGAGGTCATCGCCGCCCTGCCGTTAATGCGTGAACTGCGCCGACGGTATCCCGAACGGAAAATTGCACTCACGACCGTAACGGCCACGGGAAACCGGATTGCCCGCGCCCAGGCAAAAGAGGCCGACGTCATTCTCTTCTTCCCCTTCGATTTGAAACCGATCGTCGGCAAAGCCATCCGTCTGACTCACCCCGCTCTCTTCATCCTCATCGAAACGGAGATCTGGCCCAACTGCATCCATGCCCTGTTCAAAAAGAAAATCCCCAGTCTGGTCGTCAATGGCCGGATCTCCCGGAACTCCTTTTCCGGCTACCGCCGGATTCGCTTCCTCATGAGTCGGGTCCTTCCCGAAATTACCGCCTTCTCCATGCAGACGAAAGAGGATGCCCGTCGGATCATCGCTCTTGGGGCACCGCCGGAGCGGGTTCGGAATACCGGAAATATCAAATTCGACATCACGGCGAATCCGCTGACCGGAGAAGAAGCACGACAGATACGGAACGATTACCTTCTTCCCCCGGAAGGACCTATTTTTATCGCCGGAAGCACCCACCCCGGCGAGGAAGAAATCATCATCAAGATCTACCGACAACGGAGGAAGGTCCACCCCGATCTTACACTGATCCTGGCGCCGCGACATCCCGAACGATGCAGTGAAGTGGAAGAACACCTGCGGACAGCCGGGCTCTCCTATCAGAAGCGGAGTCATCCGGAGACGGGGAAGGAGGTTCTCCTCCTCGACACCGTGGGAGAACTCTCCCGCCTGTACGGAATCGCCACGGTCGCCTTCGTGGGGGGAAGCCTCATCCCTCACGGCGGGCACAATATCCTGGAACCGGCCGTTTACGGCGTCCCCGCCCTCTTCGGACCCCACATGGAAAACTTCCCGGAAATCTCGAAGATCATGAAAGAACGGCGGGGGGGGATCGAATGCGACGGCGCCGAACAACTCGGAAAAACCCTGGAAGAACTTCTGAACGACCCCGGAAAGCGGAAGATCATCGGCCGGGCCGGCAGGACCATCATTGAAGAGAATCAGGGGGCTTTGGAACAAACCCTGACGCTCATCGATCAACAGTTAACCGCTGTGTAA
- the lpxK gene encoding tetraacyldisaccharide 4'-kinase: MNGSSKIAVLQRLLSPLSPLYQGGAALRASLYQKKILPSKGLPKPVISVGNLTTGGSGKTPLVIEIVQRFSGEGLRSAVLSRGYRGNSRAPVNLVSDTTRILMDAAGAGDEPFLMARKLPGTPVITGKDRYTAGMEALQRFEIDLFLLDDGFQHLPLKREMNILLMDGQNPFGSGRCLPGGDLREGPSALRRADLILFAGSPAEADRNHIHRLAPRASFHSVRFEATGVTDLGLKPAAPLSFLKGKTLFAFAGIARPGRFYETLEQVGVILQGRRSFPDHHNYRPEELRALLNEGKDRQAEGLITTEKDAVRITSFPAGLPLHVLQLGVILDNPKDFLQEVRRKTGV; encoded by the coding sequence ATGAACGGTTCATCAAAAATCGCAGTTTTGCAGAGGCTCCTTTCGCCCCTGTCTCCCCTTTATCAGGGAGGCGCAGCTCTGCGTGCCTCCCTTTATCAAAAGAAGATCCTGCCGTCGAAAGGACTGCCGAAACCGGTGATCTCCGTGGGAAACCTCACGACCGGAGGATCGGGGAAAACCCCCCTGGTGATCGAAATCGTTCAGCGGTTTTCCGGAGAAGGGCTCCGTTCGGCCGTACTGAGCCGGGGCTACAGGGGAAATTCCAGAGCACCGGTCAATCTTGTTTCCGATACAACCCGGATTCTCATGGATGCCGCCGGCGCCGGAGACGAGCCTTTCCTGATGGCCCGGAAACTGCCGGGAACCCCGGTCATCACCGGCAAGGATCGTTATACCGCGGGGATGGAAGCACTGCAACGGTTCGAGATCGACCTTTTCCTCTTAGACGACGGTTTTCAGCATCTCCCACTGAAAAGGGAGATGAACATTCTCCTCATGGATGGTCAAAACCCGTTCGGATCAGGCAGATGCCTCCCCGGCGGAGACCTTCGGGAAGGACCTTCCGCCCTGCGCCGGGCCGACCTGATCCTCTTTGCGGGCAGCCCCGCCGAGGCGGACCGGAACCACATTCACCGGTTGGCGCCCCGGGCCTCTTTTCATTCCGTCCGGTTCGAGGCAACGGGTGTGACGGACCTCGGATTAAAACCGGCTGCCCCCCTCTCCTTTCTAAAGGGGAAAACTCTCTTCGCCTTTGCCGGGATCGCCCGGCCGGGAAGGTTCTACGAAACACTGGAGCAGGTCGGCGTAATTCTTCAGGGACGGCGAAGCTTTCCCGACCACCACAACTATCGTCCGGAAGAGTTGAGAGCCCTCCTTAACGAAGGAAAGGACCGGCAGGCCGAGGGGTTGATCACCACCGAAAAGGACGCCGTACGAATTACCTCTTTCCCGGCGGGGCTGCCCCTTCATGTACTGCAACTCGGAGTCATTCTGGACAATCCAAAGGACTTTCTGCAGGAAGTCCGGCGAAAAACGGGAGTATGA
- a CDS encoding HAD family hydrolase, which produces MSRRAIFLDRDGTINEEVGYLDHPDRIVLLPGAARAIRRINENQLPAVVITNQSGIARGYFNETAVAAIHDRLRKELKREGAYLDAIYLCPHHPEGAVPEYRRECPCRKPGTALVEKAAEDLGIDLQASFMIGDHVKDMELALAAGMTAVMVRTGHGRKQWAQTDNDLRCRIAHLAEDLAAAVEWILGEL; this is translated from the coding sequence ATGAGCAGAAGGGCAATCTTTCTCGACCGTGATGGAACCATCAATGAAGAGGTCGGCTATCTCGATCATCCCGACCGGATCGTCCTGCTCCCCGGCGCCGCCCGGGCAATCCGCAGAATAAACGAAAACCAGCTTCCCGCCGTGGTCATTACAAACCAGTCGGGAATTGCCCGGGGATACTTCAATGAAACCGCTGTAGCAGCAATCCATGATCGGCTTCGCAAAGAATTAAAACGCGAGGGGGCCTATCTCGACGCAATCTATCTCTGTCCCCATCACCCCGAAGGAGCGGTTCCTGAATATCGCCGGGAGTGTCCCTGCCGGAAACCGGGGACGGCCCTCGTGGAAAAAGCCGCCGAAGACTTGGGGATTGACCTGCAGGCATCGTTCATGATAGGAGATCATGTAAAGGATATGGAGCTTGCCCTTGCCGCAGGGATGACAGCCGTCATGGTCCGTACGGGACACGGCCGGAAACAATGGGCACAGACCGACAATGATCTGCGCTGCCGGATTGCCCATCTGGCGGAAGATCTCGCCGCAGCCGTGGAGTGGATCCTGGGAGAACTCTGA
- a CDS encoding Trm112 family protein, with product MSMNKDLLEILACPKCKGELSLTTDETGLDCPACKLRYPIRDDIPVMLIEEAENLDH from the coding sequence ATGTCCATGAACAAAGACCTGCTCGAAATCCTGGCCTGCCCCAAGTGCAAGGGCGAACTGAGCTTGACGACCGATGAAACCGGCCTTGACTGTCCGGCCTGCAAACTCCGTTATCCCATACGAGACGATATCCCGGTCATGCTGATCGAAGAAGCGGAAAACCTCGATCACTGA